The genomic segment GATCGCTCTTCTGTTAATCACCGGCGCGACCAATCCACCTGCGACGCCGTAAATCAATGATTCCGGAGTGAAGAAAATATATTTTGGTTGGAAGGCCTCGTAGCCAACACCTGACGTGATGATCAACTTGGGAAAGAAATTAGCGCGAGTCACGCGGATGTCGAGCCCGGCAGCCTGCAACTCTCGCTCGGCTGCGCGGATGTCGGGCCGATTCAGCAGTAGCTGCGAAGGGACACCCAAGCGCAACGCTTGCAGTTGCAGATCAAGAAATCGTGCGGAAACGCGATCGACAGGCTGCGGGTAACGACCGCAAAGGAAGTTGATTCTGTTCTCAGTCTCGATGATTTCCTGCCTGACAATCAGCTTTTGGCTCTGATTTTTACGAACCTCGGCCAGGAACCGTTGGACGCCCAGCTCGGTGCCGCGGGCCCCTTCTTTTTGGGCCTTGGCGAGTATGAGGCTTTGCTCCATCAGCGCGATCGTTCCATCCAACGTTTCCAACTGCTTGTCGAGCGACATCAGCTGGTAATAGTTTTCTGCAATCTCTGCCACCAGACGGGTCACGATGTAGTTTCGACCATCGATGGTGCCGAGATAGCGCAGCCCGGCCGCGTCTCTGGCATTGCGCAGCTGTCTCCAGATGTCGATCTGCCACGAAATATTGGCGGCCAGCATGAAATCCGGCAGCGGATTCGGAAAGGGCCCGCCGTTGGGAGTCACGATTTGGTTCAGGTCCGCCCCCAGAGGAGTGTAGGTGCTGAGCTTATCGTACGACGCGTTAGCCCCCAGCGAGACGAATGGCAGGTACGCTCCTCGCCGTCTCAAGATCTCGTTGTTGGCGATCGCGATGTCCTGCGCCAGGATTCGCAGTTCCTGATTGCTGAACAAAGCCTGGTCGATCAAAGCCGACAAACGCGGATCATCGAAAAACTGCGACGGCCCCAGCTGCGACGAGTTCTCGGGGTCGGTCGAGCCGTCGAATGTCGGCGGCGGAGTGGGCGCCGGGTCAGGGCCTCGGAGCTTGGGAATTCCGCAGCCCGACATGCCGAGCAATATGCTGCAAACGAACGCTGTGGCGACAGCGTTCGTCAGATGCTTCGTATTCGAAGATCTCACAAAGGTCTTCATCCTTGTCGTCCTTGATGAGCTTGCGCTTATCGGTAATCCGCTCAGGTTGCCCGACCTGAGCCCACGCGGGATCGGAAGACATGCTTTGCGGGGGTTCCCAAAAAGCTGGGTGCAAAGCCAAGCCAGTTCCGTCGCATGAAGCCATCGTTCCCGCCAGTGGCGTTCACACACGAGCGTCCTGCTCGTGCTACAGTGCGATGACCAGGAATCTCATCGTCGGCAGAAGTCGGATGGCGGTGATGAATTGCGCAGAGTCGTTACAAGCTAACACCCGCGCCGCTAGCAATTCGCGCCACTGCTACTGCTAGCATTCGCGATTCAAGCAGATGGGATGTTAAGGCGCGGATTGAGATGTCCGCTGGCGCGCCGTCAGCCCGTGGGTTTTCCACACGCGCTGCACCATGGCGGGAGATGTCCCCAAAGCCGCTGCTAGCGAACGTGTGCTCCAGTAAGAGCGGCGGGGAGGCGACTCATGAAGAGTCTTGTGAATGATCTGCTGCGCGAGTGCCTCGGACTTTTTGCTGCGTTGGCCACCGCGCGGCGCATCTTTCTCGATGCCGGCAATGCCGCGCTGCGCAAACCGGCCGCGCCACAGGCTTACCGTTTTGCTAGCACAGCGAAGCTCGCGAGCGATTTCCTTGTTGAGAAATCCCGAGGCGGCCAACAGCGCGATGCGGGACCGCAACACCAATCGCGCGGGCGTGGTGCGTCCGCGTGCCCAACGTTCCAGCTGCAGGCGGTCGCTGTCTGATAGCTTGATAGCAGGTGCGGCTCTCATCACAAATGCGCGTCGCGAGAGTGTGAATCCGGAGTGCTTTTCGACTACTTGTTCTTGAATCACACGACGCGGAGCTTAGCCGCTCGGACAGCTAGACGATTTCTGCCCAACTACGGATCGTCGCGAAGGTTTTCTTGCTACGCTGCGCATGGTATCGACTACGGCGAGTTTGACGGGATTGATCCCGCCTGCACCGGAACGTTTCCGGGGCGGCGACGATCGAGCGCTGTCGCTGTCGTTCATAGCAGTAGGTGTCGGGCAGACGATGCGGCTGTTGCCGAAATTGGATCTCTGTCGTTGGCAATGATGTTTACCATGTCAACGCATTCAGATCGGTTTTCAAGCGATGTCGACCGGTCCGTAGTCGAATGTGTCTGGCGGCAGCGATTCCTATTAAAGCCCTGTCGCTTTTTCGCAATATGACTTTCTCTTCATGCAAACAGCGCATGGCAACGCAACGAACGGTCGCACGGCTTGATGAAGGCACGACACAGACGAAATGCGCGTCTCGCCGAAAATGCGATGGCGTCGTCGGTTGGCGCGTTGCGGATCAGCAGCTGAAATTGCAAACGCCTTCGGGCCGCCCACAGTGCATATGCCAGGGCTGTGATCGCGGCGATACGGACCCGTCGCTTCCTGGCGCAGGCTCTTAGTGTTCGAGGACTTCACTAAGAGGTTCATCCGTCTCGTCCTCAAGGAGTTTGCCATCGCCAGAGAGCTTGGCGAACAAATAGTAAAGTCCAGGAATGACCAAGACCCCGATGATGGTTCCCAACAACATCCCGCCGACCGCGGTGGTGCCAATCGTGCGGTTGCCGATGGCACCCGGACCCGAGGCACGGACCAACGGAATCAAACCGGCGATGAAGGCGAAGGAGGTCATTAGAATCGGCCGGAAGCGCAGCTTTCCGCCTTCGATGGCTGCGTCCTTGAAGCTCACACCCTCATGGTGCCGTTGCACCGCGAATTCGACGATCAGAATCGCGTTCTTGCCTAGCAAACCGACGAGCATGACCAAACCAATCTGGGCGTAGACGTCGTTGGCCAACCCCATGGCTTGCAAGAACAGAAAGGATCCGAAGATCCCGACCGGCAGCGACATGATCACCGCCAGCGGCAGGATGAAACTCTCGTACTGACCGACCAGCACCAGGTAGACGAATATGACGACGATCAAGAAAATATAGACCGCCAGGTTTCCTTTGCCCGCTTCGTCATAAGCAAGAGCTTCCCAGCCGAGGTCGTAGCCGCGCGACAGCGTCTCGTGCGCGACTTCCTTGATCGCGTTGATGGCCTGACCGCTGCTGTACCCAGCCGCCGGTGAAAGCTGAATGGGGGCAGACGGATACAGGTTATAGCGGTTGATCTCGTTCAATCCTTGCTTCTTCTCAAGCGTCATGAACGCAGAGTAGGGAACCATTTCCCCGGTATCATTCTTGACGAACAGGTTCTCGAAATCCTCTGGATACCGCCGGAACTGCGGCAAGGCCTGCACAAAGACCTTGTAGAATTGGTTGAAGCGGATGAAGCCCTGCTCCCAGGTGCTGCCAATGACGATGGACAGGTTATCCATCGCATCCTTGATGGACACGCCCTTCTGCATGGCCACGTCGTTATTGATGATCAGCTCATACTGCGGATAGTTGCTGGCAAAGAAGGTGAAGATACTTTTCACCTCCTTGCGTTTCGACAAGGCAGCCAGGAATTTCTCGGTCTCTTCGCCGAGGCGCACGTAATTCATCGTGTTCGTCTTGTCCAAGACGCGCAACGACAGCCCGCCGGCCGCACCGAAGCCTGGCACCGCGGGGGGCTCGAAGAACTCGAGCTTCACATTCGTCATCGCGCGGCCTTCGCGCTCGAGCTCTTGGATGATCTGCTTCGAGGTCATCTTGCGCTTCGACCAGCTCTTCAAATTGATGAGACAGGTTCCTGCGTTCGAGCCGCGGCCTTCGGTCAAAACCTCGTACCCGGCCAAGGCCGAGACCGAGTTAACGCCGTCGATCTTTTTGGCGATCTCTTGCAGCTCTTGGCTCTTGGAGTTGGTGTACTCCAGCGTCGACCCGGGCGGCGTCTGCAGAATTCCGTAGATCATGCCCTGGTCTTCCAGCGGAATGAAGCCGGACGGAAGCACCGTGTTCACGGCGAAAATTCCGGCGCCAAAGCCCGCGATTACCAACATGGTCAGCGAGCGTCGCGTGACGATCGGGCCCAAGAACGCGGCATAACCGCCGGTGACCTTCTCGACCCCGCGGTCAAAAAGGTGCAACAGCCTGGCCAACGGCCCGCGCTTTTTCACGCCCGTGTGAGGCTTGAGAATCATGGCACAGAGGACCGGCGTGAGCGTCAGAGCCACCACACCGGAAAGAACGATGGACGTGGCCATCGTAATACCGAACTGCCGGTAGAAGGTACCCACCGGCCCGGTCATGAAGGTCACCGGAACGAACACGGCCGTCATCACCAGGGTAATGGCGATGATCGCACCGCTGATCTCGCTAATAACCTCTTTGGTCGCCAGATAGGGCGAGAGGTGCTTCTCGTGCATTTTGGCATGCACGGCTTCGACAACGACAATCGCATCGTCCACCACCACACCGATCGCCAGTACCAGCGCGAACAGGGTGATCAGATTGATCGATAGGCCGAGAATCTGCAGGAAAAAGAACGTCCCAATCAACGATACCGGAACTGCCAGAGTCGGAATCAGCGTGGAACGCCAGTCCCCGAGGAACAGGAAGACCACCAGAGAGACCAATACGAAGGCCTCGCCCAAGGTATGCAGCACCTGTTCTATCGAGGCTTCCAGGAAGGTAGAAACGTCGTAGCTGACCTCAAAGGTCATGCCAGGCGGAAACTGCTTGTCTTTGATCTCCTCGAGCTTCTCCTTGACTTCCTCGATGACCGAGGCGGCGTTGGTGCCGGGGATTTGCTTGAGAACGATGGCCGCCGAGGGATATCCGTCGATGTTCGAATAAATATTGTAGTACGAAGGGCCCAACTCGACTTCGGCAACGTCCTTGAGCCGCAAGATCTCGGCGTCGGGATTCGCCCTCAGAACGATGTTCTCGTACTGCTCTGGCTTGTTGTAACGTCCCACCCAGGTCAGCACGTACTCGATGGTTTGCGACGTTCTGCCCGTCGCCTGACCGAGCCGGCCAGGCGAACCGAGCATACTCTGTTCACTAATCGCCTTCATGATCTCGTCAGCCGAGATACTGTAGGCTCGCATTCGGTCGAGATTCAGCCACACCCGCATGGCCAGCGCGCGACTGCCGAGGATATTCGCGCTGCCGATACCGCGCACCCGCTTGATCTCGGGCACGACGTTGACGAAGGCGTAGTTGTAAAGGAAATCCTGATTGTGGGACGGATCCGTGCTGTAGATGTTCACGTACATCAGCATGCTCGTCATCGACTGGAGCACGATGATGCCCTCCAACTCCACGATCGGAGGGAGTCTTTGCTTGACGGTTTGAATGCGGTTTTGCACATTCAAGACCGCCACGTTCGGATCCGAGCCAGGCTCGAAGATAATCAGGATCGTGGCCTCGCCGGCGCTGGTGCCGGCCGAGACCATGTACCGCATGTTCTGCACCCCGTTGATGGCCTGCTCCAAGATGACCAGCACCGAGTCAACCAAAACTTGGGCACTGGCGCCGGGATAAGCAAGCGTGACGACCACGCTGGGGGGCGCGACGTTCGGAAACTGCGAGATGGGCAGGGTTTTGATCGACAACCCGCCCAGGAACAAGATGATGATCGATATGACGATCGCGAGTGCCGGTCTATGGAGAATTTTCGAGAACATTGCGCTCAGACACTCTAGTTGGCATTCGCATTCCGAGACCGGAGATGCTGACTATTCCGCGTGGTACTTTAGCTGGCCAGCGACTTGCTCGGACTTACGCTCTTCGTATTCCACCGTGTCGCCGTCGCGGACCTGCCTGACCCCCTCAAGGACGATCTTGTCCTCCACGCCAATCCCCTCTTTGATGACAAACTGGTCTTCCAATTCATTCTGAATGACGATCTCGCGCTGATGGGCCACATTGTCCTTGTCGACAACGTAAACGTACCGCTTCTGGAGAACCTCGAATGTCGCCCGTTGCGGAATGACGATGGCGTCATTCTGCACGCGGCTGATCAAAATGGTCCCGGTCTGTCCGTGACGCAGCAGCCGGTCCGGGTTCGAAAAGTCAGCACGAAAAGGAATGTTGCCGGTCTGGTTGTTGAAGTCGGCCTCGATCGCATTGATCTTGCCGGGTTGGTTGAATATTTCGCCGTTCGCCAGGCGGAGTTCGATTTTTAGATTGTCTTTCTGCTGAGACAGCATGTACTCCAGGTAGCGAGCCTCGGGAACGTTGAAATAAACCCACATCAGGCCGTTGTCGGACAGCGTCGTGAGAATTTCCCCTTCCTGGACCAGGCTGCCTTGCTGCTGGCGCAGACGATCGACGATGCCGTCAAATGGCGCGATGACGGTCGCAAAATCCAATTCGGCCTTAGCCAAAGCTGCCTTGGCCTGGGCTTTCTTAAACTCGGCGTCGCGCAACATCACTTCGTTCGGCGAGACCACATTGTCGTCAGCCAACTTTTGGGTGTAATTCAACTGCAGCTTGGCGAGCGTTGCCTCGGCAGTCTCGGCGTCCCACTTTGATTTATAAAGAATCGGCCTCACCGTGAACAACGGCTCGCCTTCCTTGACGTGCTGCCCTTCCTTGACCGTGATCGCCTCGAGATATCCCATCTCTAGCGCGCGGATATTAATATGGCGCTGGGAGTGGATCTGGCAGACATACTGCTGGACGAGCGTCACGTTCTTGGACTGCGGCGTGGTGGCCGTAATCTTATGAGCCTCGTGGTGCTCCTCCTCAGGGTGCATGTTGCACGCAGGCAGAGAAAGCGAGACCAGCGCCAGGATCATTGTCAGAAGGGGAGAAACTTTCATAGTGCTTTTGGCTCGTTGGTTGGTAACCAGCAGATTTTTTTTGAGTTTCAACTTGGGTCGCCACCGCCCGCACATGCGGCGGATTGTGAAGGTGGCAATCGCTTCGGTAATGTTATCGCGGTTGGGCGTGCGAATAACGATTTGCGATGGATCGCCTGTCTTAACCATGGTGACCGTGTCACTTTCGAACACCAAGAGGCCATCGGCACGCTCTTGGGGTCGTGCGCATGATCAGGGGGGCAATGTACATTTGGGCATCCATGACATCGCCCGGTAGGGCATACAAGAGGAATTCGGCGAGCACTAAGGACTGAATGCTGACGGCCACCTCACATACGAAACTCCTGGCCTGACTAAAAACCATCAACCCTGGCTTAACGACAAACACGAGAGCCGATCGCATCAGTCGGCACGCGCGACTTAAACCCCACATACGGTAGCTCGATTTCCGGCAACGTCCCGATTGGGGTGAGACGATCAATTATTACAAATAAGCGAACTAATTGTCACGAATCGAATTCCGCGATATCCCTGTCATGAATACAATATCGTACTCTTCTCTTATACGACGAGCAAGAGATGCACGCCCAACATTGCCGAGAAGTAATGCCACGACAGACGGCGCCCAGCCCCCCGAAATTGGCACCAGTCCAAGGGTTAGGATCTCATGTGGGTTGATCGTTGGCAAAGGCACTTCTCGACAGCGATCCGCATTTGTCTGCCAGTGCTTAACGCGGATGCTCAACGAACTTTGCCGATCAACCGTCATGGGGAATGCGTTTTCGACAATATGCATGCGTGCCAGGCACGTTAGCGCCCAAGTTGGTCGACCAGCGTGCAAGGCAGCATCGAAAGTACGGGCCTTATCAATTGGTGTCAATCGTCCTTCGATGACAACTTTGCAAGGCTGACCGGCCATGCCAGTTCGCACGAGCACGCCGGTTCGCACGAGATTGCGCATGCCACCGAACGTAGCGAGAGGCGCCACTCCCCTATAGGCGCTGCCTACCTATAAGAACCGTTGATCAGCGTCAACAACTCTCCGACTGTGCGACGCGCTGTAACCACGTGTCGTAGTGGTTGATCGGTGAGGATTCGGTAGTGGTTCTGGCGGCCCACCTTTTCCCGTTCGATGACTCCGCCGGATTCCAGATCGGCGATGATCCGCTGCACGGCCCGCTCGGTGATTCCGACATGCAGGGCCACCTCACGCAGCACGAGCGAGGGATTGCGCGACAAAAGCACCAGCACGTGCGAATGATTGGTCAGAAACGTCCAATGGCCGCCCCCCCCCTCCGACGGCGATGAAGCTGGCGGCGTGTCGACTGCAGAAAGCCGCTTGGAGGGCGCGGCCGCCACCGCCAGGTCGGCACGAGAACGCTTCCGGGCAGAAACCATAGGCTCGTCACGGACGGTTTTCATAGAGATCGGCCAAATCGCTCAAAATAGGGAAACCTTGCCGGCTGGAGGACCTCCCTAAGTGTATTCAACGAAATGCGAACTGGAAATAGCGAATTTTAATACGCGACGATGTTTTCATATTTTGCTAAGGATTCTGTAAGAAAAGTAGGACCTACAGAAAGCTCTCCCCGCTCTTGGCCGTGTAATTCGTAAATGCATGTCCGCACCGTCGACCGCCAACACGCAGCCAGCGATGGATTAGGGGCAGTTCGGCTCGCTGCGCCCCTTACTTGCCCTCGACGACGGGCGCGGTGAGTTTGACGACCTCGCGCTGCGCCAGTTCGACGGCTACCGGGATCGCCCAAGGGACCATACCCGGGCTGTTCTGCGGCGGCCCCGAGGCAAGTTTTTTGATCAGGGCCTGAAGCGTCGTCAGTTGCTTCGCCAAAGCTTCCTGGTCCCCGCGTGCATGGAGGGCCCGCGCCAGCATCGTCTCGCCCAATAGGCGGCTGACACGGATCTGATCTAACATTTTGGGCGCGGCGAGCTCGGCCACGGCGTGCTGCGGCAACGCCTTGCTAATGGTAGCGATCGCCTCGTCGAGTTGGCCGCAGCGGAACTGCGCTGCCCCCAGCACAATCTTGGGCACTGGATTTCGCGCATCCGCCTCAGCAGCACGCTTGGCGAGCGTCAATACCTCGCTCATGTCAACAGCCGACTTGTCGGGCAAGACAAGCGCGACAGCAACCGTCGAGGCCTGGTCCGGACTGGTCGTCTTCCCAAAGCGGCTGAAAAGCTCCCTGGCAGTCGCTTGATAACCTTCGTCGTCGCCGGCGGCGAGTTGCAAAATGGCCTGATTGTATACAGCGCCCATCATTCCCTTAGTGGCCATGACCGCCAGGCGATTGGTCTGGGCGGCATCGCTCCATCTCCCCAGCATGGCCTGCGCAGCGCTCCACTGCCCCACGAATTGCAAATAGATTGTGCCCAAGGGAAACGCCAGCGAGAAATTCTCGTCGGCCGTGGGCCAGTCTTTTTGTTGGTACGCCTTTTCCGCGCGATCGATGAACTTCGAGAGCGAGGCTTCCAGACCCAATTTCACATTGTGCAGCTCACCATCGTTCATATCGGTCAGCGGGGGCGCGATGCCGATGGCCTTTACGATGCGCATCGCCTCGTCGCGATTCTCGAGATTTAGATTCGCCAACATCCGTATCGCCAGACTCGCGCGATCATTGGCTTTCGCGGCGTTCAGCAGCGCAATTGCCTCGTCACATCTGCTGGTTTTGCAGCAAGCAATTGCCAGCAAGCGGGTGTACTTGAGATTGCCTGGTTCATGGCGGACAAAGGCCCGCGCTATGCGTTGCGCCTCGGCGAGCTTCTGCGGATCTTGCTGCGGCGCGCGCATTTGCGTCCAGGCCGCCGCATAAAGGTCCTCCGGCTCCCGAGCCTTGGTACGCGCATAAGCGACCGCCGCCTGCCGAATTTCCGCATTGAAATCCACGCGACGGTTCACCGCTGCGATCACATCGTCGGCCAGGACTAGCTCTTCGTACAGCCGGTCGACTTCCGCTCGCGCGGCGGTCTCTTCGGGACTACGCGCGAACCCTTGCAATGGGATCAGGCCCAGGCCGACAAACGCATCCGAAATATCGCGCAGGCTGACCCGGTAGCTCTGGCCGTCTCGATCGACAGTGACCAGCCGATCGTCGGCACGTTGGTAACCGAGCGATACGATCGGCCCGTCCTGGGTCTCGATGCTCCAAATCCTTTTGCCATCAGTCAAATGCCAGGCGTCAATCTGATTTCCGGCGGCGAAGCAAATCGTATCGTCGGCAGCACACAACACCGTGGCACCTTCGCTAGCGCGCACAGTGTTCGTCACCGCGAACGACGAAAGGTCAAGTCGGTGCAGATCGCCACCGGATGTGAGCAGATAAGCCACATTGCGCGATGGCGGCATGGCGATCGCCGTGATGGCGTCTGGAGAAACTTCACACTCGGCCGTCAGCGCCGCGGTGGTGGACGAGATTCTCTTCGCTTTTCCATCTCGACACGCCAGCAGAAGATCGCCGCTGCCCATGAACCGGGCCGCGACAGCCTCGACTTTGGCTGCCTGCAAGGCTGTAACCTGCCGGACTTCCGCCCCACCGCGGGCTTCTTTCAAGATCAAGTCCTTGTCGGTCATGATCACCATCTGTTGGCCGGTTGCGGAAACGTCGAAGTCGAGAATCGTCGCTGCGGTGCGAAACAATTCCTCCTCGAAAGCGCCGTCTTGCTGACGCCACTTCAATATCACGCCGTCCGAACTGGAAATGACGCTCGACGGTCGATCGCAAGTGACGATGCGCTTCACCGGTCCGAGATGCGCGCCATGCGAGATCGACTTGACCGTCTTCCCCGTCGCGGTGTCGATCAAGGTCAGCCCACGCGGCGCCCGTAGGAGGAGGCTGTGTGCGCGCGGTCCCCATTTAAAATGACGATCTTGCAAATCTTGCGGCAAGCCTTCGCACGGAACTTCGGAAACCATATCGCCGGTCGCCAGGTCGTAAACGCGCAGATGGATCGCGGTTTCGTGGGCTGCGCGAATCAACAATTGCTGTGCCTGTTCGTCGTAGGCCAGACGATTGCCCGCGTCCCAGTGCGCAATCCGTTTCCCCGTCCGTGCATCCCACAGATCACTCCCCCCCAGCAGCGTCGCGCCGCTCGCAGATAAAATCGACGCGCCGTCGACGTCCTTCGCGCCTTTGGCTATCTCCAGCTGCACCACGCCTGTGCTCTCGGTAACCAGGAATATCGCGCCGGCGCTGGACTTCCGCAACTGAAATCGACCGTCGTCGTAAAGAAGCTTGCTGCTGGCCTCGCCCAATGACTCCTCCTCGCCATCGCTCCACCGATGCAACGTCAAATTACCCTTTACGTCGGCGACGACGAAACGCGACGAGGATCCGTTGAAATGCGATACGCTTGCCTCCCTTTGCTCAAAAGCGCGGATTTTCGTCAGGCCCTGCGCGTCGAGCAATTCCCATTGCTTGTCGTGTAGTCCGCGAACAAGTATGCGTGGCGCTGACTTGCAAACGATGACGTCACGATACTCGGCGCTGCTGATGGTCGCCGTCCTAAGATCGAAAGCTGCCAGGCTACAGACTTCACTAAAAAGTCTACCGTCGATTTTGAGAGTTACGGTGTCGTTGCTGGACCGGGAAAGAACCGCATCGCTTAAGAACGAGTCCCCTCGCCCAGCT from the Pirellulales bacterium genome contains:
- a CDS encoding TolC family protein, with amino-acid sequence MKTFVRSSNTKHLTNAVATAFVCSILLGMSGCGIPKLRGPDPAPTPPPTFDGSTDPENSSQLGPSQFFDDPRLSALIDQALFSNQELRILAQDIAIANNEILRRRGAYLPFVSLGANASYDKLSTYTPLGADLNQIVTPNGGPFPNPLPDFMLAANISWQIDIWRQLRNARDAAGLRYLGTIDGRNYIVTRLVAEIAENYYQLMSLDKQLETLDGTIALMEQSLILAKAQKEGARGTELGVQRFLAEVRKNQSQKLIVRQEIIETENRINFLCGRYPQPVDRVSARFLDLQLQALRLGVPSQLLLNRPDIRAAERELQAAGLDIRVTRANFFPKLIITSGVGYEAFQPKYIFFTPESLIYGVAGGLVAPVINRRAIQADYMNANAKQLEALYEYQRVILNAFTEVINRVSKVQNYTQSTDLKKQQLASLEEAVSIANKLFQNARIEYLDVLTALRDRNEARIVLIETKQEQLAGIVSAYQALGGGWRYVGGPIQLPPPGMVDQMPPGAAAENIPAPQPVIQGPVPPGPAPGPAMPPAIPIPAPAPVPMPAPAPMPAPGAQGAVPQGGAPQKAAPSAVQKKPFFRKPWVS
- a CDS encoding helix-turn-helix domain-containing protein; its protein translation is MRAAPAIKLSDSDRLQLERWARGRTTPARLVLRSRIALLAASGFLNKEIARELRCASKTVSLWRGRFAQRGIAGIEKDAPRGGQRSKKSEALAQQIIHKTLHESPPRRSYWSTRSLAAALGTSPAMVQRVWKTHGLTARQRTSQSAP
- a CDS encoding efflux RND transporter permease subunit, encoding MFSKILHRPALAIVISIIILFLGGLSIKTLPISQFPNVAPPSVVVTLAYPGASAQVLVDSVLVILEQAINGVQNMRYMVSAGTSAGEATILIIFEPGSDPNVAVLNVQNRIQTVKQRLPPIVELEGIIVLQSMTSMLMYVNIYSTDPSHNQDFLYNYAFVNVVPEIKRVRGIGSANILGSRALAMRVWLNLDRMRAYSISADEIMKAISEQSMLGSPGRLGQATGRTSQTIEYVLTWVGRYNKPEQYENIVLRANPDAEILRLKDVAEVELGPSYYNIYSNIDGYPSAAIVLKQIPGTNAASVIEEVKEKLEEIKDKQFPPGMTFEVSYDVSTFLEASIEQVLHTLGEAFVLVSLVVFLFLGDWRSTLIPTLAVPVSLIGTFFFLQILGLSINLITLFALVLAIGVVVDDAIVVVEAVHAKMHEKHLSPYLATKEVISEISGAIIAITLVMTAVFVPVTFMTGPVGTFYRQFGITMATSIVLSGVVALTLTPVLCAMILKPHTGVKKRGPLARLLHLFDRGVEKVTGGYAAFLGPIVTRRSLTMLVIAGFGAGIFAVNTVLPSGFIPLEDQGMIYGILQTPPGSTLEYTNSKSQELQEIAKKIDGVNSVSALAGYEVLTEGRGSNAGTCLINLKSWSKRKMTSKQIIQELEREGRAMTNVKLEFFEPPAVPGFGAAGGLSLRVLDKTNTMNYVRLGEETEKFLAALSKRKEVKSIFTFFASNYPQYELIINNDVAMQKGVSIKDAMDNLSIVIGSTWEQGFIRFNQFYKVFVQALPQFRRYPEDFENLFVKNDTGEMVPYSAFMTLEKKQGLNEINRYNLYPSAPIQLSPAAGYSSGQAINAIKEVAHETLSRGYDLGWEALAYDEAGKGNLAVYIFLIVVIFVYLVLVGQYESFILPLAVIMSLPVGIFGSFLFLQAMGLANDVYAQIGLVMLVGLLGKNAILIVEFAVQRHHEGVSFKDAAIEGGKLRFRPILMTSFAFIAGLIPLVRASGPGAIGNRTIGTTAVGGMLLGTIIGVLVIPGLYYLFAKLSGDGKLLEDETDEPLSEVLEH
- a CDS encoding efflux RND transporter periplasmic adaptor subunit, with product MVKTGDPSQIVIRTPNRDNITEAIATFTIRRMCGRWRPKLKLKKNLLVTNQRAKSTMKVSPLLTMILALVSLSLPACNMHPEEEHHEAHKITATTPQSKNVTLVQQYVCQIHSQRHINIRALEMGYLEAITVKEGQHVKEGEPLFTVRPILYKSKWDAETAEATLAKLQLNYTQKLADDNVVSPNEVMLRDAEFKKAQAKAALAKAELDFATVIAPFDGIVDRLRQQQGSLVQEGEILTTLSDNGLMWVYFNVPEARYLEYMLSQQKDNLKIELRLANGEIFNQPGKINAIEADFNNQTGNIPFRADFSNPDRLLRHGQTGTILISRVQNDAIVIPQRATFEVLQKRYVYVVDKDNVAHQREIVIQNELEDQFVIKEGIGVEDKIVLEGVRQVRDGDTVEYEERKSEQVAGQLKYHAE
- a CDS encoding winged helix-turn-helix transcriptional regulator — translated: MKTVRDEPMVSARKRSRADLAVAAAPSKRLSAVDTPPASSPSEGGGGHWTFLTNHSHVLVLLSRNPSLVLREVALHVGITERAVQRIIADLESGGVIEREKVGRQNHYRILTDQPLRHVVTARRTVGELLTLINGSYR